In one window of Saprospiraceae bacterium DNA:
- a CDS encoding DUF2752 domain-containing protein, whose protein sequence is MLLLNEECFACGLTRSIMHLIHFDFAEALYHNWLGFIVFPAVAYQWLQWFLADWKKLRQLRASN, encoded by the coding sequence GTGCTTCTACTCAATGAAGAGTGTTTTGCGTGTGGCCTTACACGCTCCATTATGCACTTGATTCATTTTGACTTTGCAGAAGCATTGTATCACAATTGGTTGGGTTTTATTGTTTTCCCGGCTGTGGCCTACCAATGGCTCCAATGGTTTTTGGCCGATTGGAAAAAACTCCGACAATTGCGAGCTTCCAACTGA
- a CDS encoding OsmC family protein has protein sequence MAHFQRTASAVWRGTGLEGSGTLDGPSGVLSGTPYSTAKRFQNDDGKAGTNPEELIAAAHAGCFVMALSFQLAGAGFTATELRCSSTIDMQKGDGGGWSFEKITLRLEGEVPGISAEKFAELTNNAKVGCPVSKALAAVPITLEAKLV, from the coding sequence ATGGCACATTTCCAACGCACAGCATCCGCCGTATGGCGCGGCACTGGCCTCGAAGGCTCAGGCACGCTCGACGGACCTTCGGGCGTGCTTTCCGGCACCCCTTACTCCACCGCCAAACGCTTTCAAAACGACGACGGCAAAGCAGGCACCAACCCCGAAGAACTCATCGCAGCCGCCCATGCGGGCTGTTTCGTCATGGCACTCAGCTTCCAGCTTGCCGGCGCGGGCTTCACCGCCACGGAGCTCCGCTGCTCATCCACCATTGATATGCAAAAAGGAGATGGCGGAGGCTGGTCATTTGAAAAAATCACCCTTCGCCTCGAAGGCGAGGTGCCAGGCATTTCCGCCGAAAAATTTGCCGAACTGACCAACAACGCCAAGGTAGGCTGCCCAGTGAGCAAGGCACTCGCCGCCGTGCCGATTACTTTGGAAGCAAAATTGGTTTGA
- a CDS encoding TM2 domain-containing protein yields the protein MKKIFLLLLLVFGLAQMTSINATTSVKNAGAAVAAKLLTQENGLGGMLTNMTPDEFLKLTPKKVKEKTGKKLTLKQVVGLKAAQKAVKKQMKDADGTAGTAKSQWVALLLCWFFGILGMHRLYLGYKNWWLMLITLGGCGIWALIDFVRIIMGDLKPADGSNYDPSF from the coding sequence ATGAAAAAAATCTTCCTCTTGCTCCTATTGGTCTTTGGCTTAGCCCAAATGACATCCATCAACGCCACTACAAGCGTCAAAAATGCTGGTGCTGCGGTAGCTGCAAAACTGCTGACTCAAGAAAACGGTCTCGGTGGCATGCTGACAAACATGACCCCCGACGAGTTCTTGAAACTCACGCCCAAAAAGGTAAAGGAAAAGACAGGCAAAAAACTGACCCTCAAGCAGGTCGTTGGGCTGAAAGCCGCACAAAAGGCGGTGAAAAAGCAGATGAAAGATGCCGACGGCACGGCTGGCACCGCAAAAAGTCAATGGGTAGCGTTGCTGTTGTGCTGGTTTTTTGGCATATTGGGTATGCATCGCCTGTATTTGGGCTACAAAAACTGGTGGCTGATGCTCATTACTTTGGGCGGCTGCGGCATTTGGGCCTTGATTGATTTCGTTCGGATTATCATGGGCGACTTGAAACCTGCAGACGGCAGCAACTATGACCCAAGCTTCTAA
- a CDS encoding N-acetylmuramoyl-L-alanine amidase produces MNLKIALRTLSLLAAWLVLQNFNVAEKHTAETTGLRVASGKSMDFPHFTNLLSPSTHPTYRIKKVVLDAGHGGKDPGCIGAISKEKDNALAIVLKLGEMIKGAFPEVEVIYTRKTDEFIELNERAAIANRNKADLFISVHCNAVKAPHIHGAETYVMGLHTADHNLEVAKRENSVIFYEKDYQKNYEGYDPNSPEAHIIGSVWQSAYLEQSILFASFVQQFARTTASRVDKGVKQAGFLVLRETAMPSVLIETGFLTNRTEEEYIASEEGQAQIAQAIFEAFEAYKQHVEGAEAEQKKANAQKIAATSKQPASTSPKNGGVAPPPAVSTPTTSKPSQTTNTPASTAANTQKQPSKTAAANTSNTPPKTQTPKTVTPPAATAEPVGPFRIFLISWPMRMDTNTGQMALLGDVVEEKLENNYYYFTGRFDTLQEAEQILPEIKNLGFRTAAIVSAR; encoded by the coding sequence ATGAATTTGAAAATCGCCCTACGAACGCTCTCGCTTCTCGCAGCGTGGCTTGTTTTGCAAAATTTTAACGTCGCTGAAAAACACACAGCCGAAACAACCGGCCTGCGCGTCGCCAGCGGCAAAAGTATGGACTTCCCCCACTTTACCAACTTACTTTCTCCCTCCACCCACCCTACTTACCGCATCAAGAAAGTGGTGCTCGACGCAGGACACGGCGGCAAAGACCCCGGCTGCATCGGCGCTATCTCGAAAGAAAAAGACAACGCGCTCGCCATCGTGCTCAAGCTGGGCGAGATGATAAAAGGAGCCTTTCCAGAGGTAGAAGTGATTTACACCCGCAAAACGGACGAGTTCATCGAACTCAACGAGCGTGCCGCCATCGCCAACCGCAACAAGGCCGACCTGTTCATCAGCGTCCACTGCAACGCGGTGAAAGCCCCCCACATCCACGGCGCGGAAACGTATGTCATGGGGCTGCACACCGCCGACCACAACCTCGAAGTCGCCAAGCGCGAAAACTCCGTCATTTTTTACGAGAAAGACTACCAGAAAAATTACGAAGGCTACGACCCCAACAGCCCCGAAGCACACATCATCGGCAGCGTGTGGCAGAGCGCCTATCTGGAGCAGAGCATCCTGTTCGCCAGTTTTGTGCAGCAGTTTGCTCGCACCACCGCATCGCGTGTTGACAAGGGCGTGAAACAAGCGGGGTTCCTCGTGCTGCGCGAGACAGCCATGCCCTCTGTCCTCATCGAGACGGGCTTCCTCACCAACCGAACGGAAGAAGAATACATCGCCTCCGAAGAAGGGCAGGCGCAGATAGCGCAAGCCATTTTCGAGGCTTTTGAGGCGTATAAGCAGCACGTCGAGGGCGCTGAGGCGGAGCAAAAAAAAGCCAATGCCCAAAAAATCGCCGCCACCTCAAAGCAGCCCGCCTCCACCTCCCCGAAGAACGGGGGCGTCGCCCCTCCCCCCGCTGTGAGCACACCCACCACTTCCAAGCCCTCTCAAACGACCAACACGCCAGCCTCCACCGCGGCCAACACCCAAAAACAGCCATCCAAAACTGCCGCTGCCAACACCTCAAACACACCCCCCAAAACACAAACACCCAAAACGGTGACCCCGCCCGCCGCTACCGCCGAACCTGTCGGCCCCTTCCGCATTTTTCTGATTTCGTGGCCTATGCGTATGGATACCAACACTGGCCAAATGGCGCTATTGGGTGATGTGGTGGAAGAAAAATTGGAAAACAACTACTATTATTTCACAGGCAGATTCGACACCCTCCAAGAGGCAGAACAGATATTGCCGGAAATAAAAAACCTCGGCTTCCGCACGGCAGCCATTGTGTCCGCACGATAA
- a CDS encoding MCE family protein: MLKISNETKVALLAIAAIAVGIWGFKFLKGQNMLTFSKDFYVRYDNVQDLRVSAPVFIRGLQVGSVKKVSIDPKDGQSIIVVLNVEGGFDVPKDAMAVITSPSFMGGRAIELEYDRVCTNDCAQSGDFLQGTSRSFLEGMITPAELDVYTDRLRKGLTINIDSLAKANPESFAGTLEALDNSLKNIEALTHRLDRLMAASERGLTATINNTAALTGSLATNKDQISSIMRNLDTLSLQLKGAGFDQSAHKATTTLDTLTQRLSDLRRTLATTERTLSSVDTLAQNLLHGKGTANKLLTDEVLAEDLERTLRHTQLLIQDLRLNPKRYTTVKLKVFGKNKTKGYETPFNDPIYTMEADSLERLLSKRLRENQPDN; the protein is encoded by the coding sequence ATGCTCAAAATCAGCAACGAAACAAAAGTCGCCCTCCTTGCCATCGCCGCCATAGCCGTCGGTATCTGGGGATTCAAGTTCCTGAAAGGCCAAAACATGCTCACCTTCTCCAAAGATTTTTATGTGCGCTACGACAATGTGCAGGACTTGCGTGTTTCCGCCCCTGTTTTTATCCGGGGCCTTCAGGTAGGCAGCGTCAAGAAAGTAAGCATAGACCCCAAAGACGGGCAATCCATCATCGTGGTGCTCAATGTGGAGGGCGGGTTCGACGTGCCCAAAGACGCGATGGCCGTCATCACAAGCCCCAGTTTCATGGGGGGGCGAGCCATCGAACTTGAATACGACCGCGTCTGCACCAACGATTGCGCCCAAAGCGGCGATTTTTTGCAAGGCACCTCGCGCTCTTTCCTCGAAGGCATGATTACGCCCGCAGAACTCGATGTCTATACCGACCGCCTGCGAAAAGGGCTGACCATCAATATTGATTCGCTTGCCAAAGCCAATCCCGAAAGTTTTGCCGGCACCTTGGAAGCATTGGACAACTCCCTCAAAAACATAGAGGCGCTCACGCATCGGCTCGACCGATTGATGGCTGCCAGCGAACGAGGCCTGACCGCCACCATCAACAACACCGCCGCGCTGACTGGCTCCTTAGCCACCAACAAAGACCAAATCAGCAGCATCATGCGCAACCTCGACACGCTTAGCCTTCAACTGAAAGGCGCAGGATTCGACCAAAGCGCGCACAAAGCCACCACCACGCTCGACACGCTCACGCAACGCCTCTCCGACTTGCGCCGCACGCTTGCCACCACCGAAAGAACCCTTTCCAGTGTGGACACCCTCGCCCAAAACCTCTTGCACGGCAAGGGCACTGCCAACAAACTGCTAACCGACGAGGTGCTGGCCGAAGACTTGGAACGCACACTCCGCCACACCCAACTCCTCATTCAAGACCTCCGGCTCAACCCAAAGCGCTACACCACCGTAAAATTGAAAGTGTTCGGGAAAAACAAAACCAAAGGCTACGAAACACCGTTCAACGACCCCATCTACACGATGGAGGCCGACAGCCTCGAACGGCTTCTCAGCAAACGACTTCGGGAAAATCAGCCAGACAATTGA
- a CDS encoding bifunctional metallophosphatase/5'-nucleotidase has protein sequence MKVLRTLALLLAALSFFTCKTAQKQVGDDGYIEIQFLQMNDVYEISPAPSDNTGGLARVATIRRGLLAKNPNTYTVLAGDFISPSVIGTLRHEGKRIRGKQMVEVLNTLGLDWVVFGNHEFDYDDVADLQARIDESAFLWVGSNVFQVENAKTKHFEKRKAGSMEECGATHIFEVRDADGTSVRLGLFGVTINTGTKPYVAYTDYFEASNNSFAALKNLHAEQGKGAEVVVALTHLSIEDDKKLSAMLPDIPLIMGGHEHDNQIHKVGKATIAKADANAKTVYVHTLRYDKKNKSATVKSELRRVDAAIADDPATAAVVAKWEKIKNESLQSSGFQPAAIVTVLPEPLDCREAIVRHTQCRAGELITAAMMAAAKTNPECALLNSGSIRVDDVLAPTLTEVDIVRMLPFGGGITEVEMRGSLLRRTLEASLENKGKGGYLQLRNIRQGETGRWLVSEKPLDDTRIYRVVLPDFLLTGGEYRMEFLKASPDADGKAGANPDILSFHKPLPGDKNDARTDIRWAVIRYLKGF, from the coding sequence ATGAAAGTATTAAGAACGCTCGCGCTGCTCCTCGCGGCCCTCTCCTTTTTCACTTGCAAGACTGCTCAAAAACAGGTCGGCGACGACGGGTACATCGAAATCCAGTTCCTGCAAATGAACGACGTGTACGAAATATCGCCCGCGCCATCGGACAATACGGGGGGGCTGGCAAGGGTGGCGACGATTCGAAGAGGGCTGTTGGCCAAAAATCCCAACACCTACACCGTGCTAGCCGGCGACTTCATCAGCCCGTCGGTCATCGGCACGTTGCGTCACGAGGGCAAACGCATCCGGGGCAAGCAGATGGTGGAGGTGCTGAACACGCTCGGCCTCGATTGGGTGGTGTTTGGCAACCACGAATTCGACTACGACGATGTGGCGGACTTGCAGGCCCGCATAGATGAGTCGGCGTTTTTGTGGGTTGGCTCCAATGTGTTTCAGGTGGAGAATGCTAAGACGAAGCATTTTGAAAAACGCAAGGCAGGCAGCATGGAGGAGTGCGGCGCCACTCACATTTTCGAGGTGAGGGATGCCGATGGCACCTCAGTGCGCTTGGGGTTGTTCGGTGTCACCATCAACACAGGGACAAAACCTTATGTGGCTTACACCGACTATTTCGAGGCATCCAACAATAGTTTTGCCGCCCTCAAAAATCTTCACGCGGAGCAGGGGAAAGGGGCAGAGGTGGTGGTGGCCCTCACCCACCTGAGCATCGAAGACGACAAGAAACTATCCGCCATGTTGCCCGACATACCGCTCATCATGGGCGGCCATGAGCACGACAACCAGATTCACAAGGTGGGCAAAGCCACCATCGCCAAAGCCGACGCGAACGCCAAAACGGTGTATGTGCATACGCTCCGCTATGACAAGAAGAACAAATCGGCCACCGTAAAATCCGAGTTGCGACGGGTGGACGCGGCCATTGCCGACGACCCCGCGACGGCTGCCGTGGTGGCCAAGTGGGAAAAAATCAAAAACGAATCTTTGCAATCAAGTGGTTTTCAGCCTGCCGCAATTGTGACGGTGCTGCCCGAGCCTTTGGATTGCCGCGAAGCCATTGTGCGACACACACAGTGCAGGGCGGGCGAACTCATCACCGCCGCCATGATGGCAGCTGCCAAAACCAATCCTGAATGCGCCCTCTTGAACAGTGGCTCTATTCGAGTGGACGATGTGCTGGCCCCGACGCTTACCGAGGTGGACATCGTGCGAATGTTGCCGTTCGGCGGCGGCATCACGGAGGTGGAGATGCGCGGCTCGCTGTTGCGCCGCACGTTGGAGGCGAGTTTGGAAAACAAAGGCAAGGGGGGATACTTGCAGCTGCGCAACATCCGCCAAGGTGAGACGGGCCGCTGGTTGGTATCCGAAAAACCGCTCGACGACACGCGCATTTATCGCGTCGTGTTGCCCGATTTTTTATTGACGGGCGGTGAGTATAGAATGGAATTTCTGAAAGCATCGCCCGACGCAGATGGAAAAGCGGGAGCCAATCCCGATATCCTAAGCTTTCACAAGCCCCTCCCCGGCGACAAGAATGATGCGCGGACCGATATCCGCTGGGCGGTGATTCGATACTTGAAGGGGTTTTAG
- a CDS encoding substrate-binding domain-containing protein, with product MKNPLLMLLFALLLAACGDNKDKQGKALDTPTTGEITIIADDGYRPIIETSLQVFHSIYRNAKIHPIFASEGEAVSALLNDSVKVIVITRQLTEEENKYFQARGFTPKVTPIAYDAIAFILHPSNKDTVFTKEQMGQILTGAVTRWTELNPKSLLSDIQLVFDHPLSGTLRYVKDSVLMGQAISPKASALKNNVEVIDYVSKHPNALGIISANWISDTDDEGRQNFLKTIKLADIAEAPGKEGYGPYQAYLAEGTYPYKRTVYVVNAQARNGLGLGFASYLAADGQRIVLKDGLLPVNAVTRLIKATR from the coding sequence ATGAAAAATCCCCTCTTAATGCTCCTGTTCGCTTTGCTGTTGGCTGCTTGCGGCGACAACAAAGACAAACAGGGCAAAGCACTCGACACGCCCACGACGGGCGAAATCACCATCATCGCCGACGATGGCTATCGCCCCATCATCGAAACCTCGCTCCAAGTGTTTCATTCCATCTATCGCAACGCCAAAATCCATCCCATCTTCGCCTCGGAAGGCGAGGCCGTGTCGGCACTGCTCAACGATTCGGTGAAAGTCATCGTCATCACCCGGCAACTGACGGAAGAAGAAAACAAGTATTTCCAAGCACGCGGATTCACCCCCAAAGTGACTCCTATCGCCTATGACGCGATAGCCTTCATCCTCCATCCAAGCAACAAAGACACCGTGTTCACCAAAGAGCAAATGGGGCAAATCCTGACGGGCGCCGTCACCCGATGGACCGAGCTCAACCCCAAGTCGCTGCTCTCCGACATTCAACTCGTTTTCGACCACCCCCTGTCGGGCACTTTGCGTTATGTGAAGGATTCGGTTCTCATGGGTCAAGCCATTTCCCCAAAAGCATCCGCACTGAAAAACAACGTGGAAGTGATTGATTATGTGAGCAAACACCCCAATGCGCTTGGCATCATCAGCGCCAACTGGATTTCAGACACCGACGACGAAGGCAGGCAAAATTTCCTAAAAACAATAAAACTCGCCGACATCGCCGAAGCGCCCGGCAAAGAGGGCTACGGCCCCTATCAAGCCTATTTGGCAGAAGGCACCTATCCCTACAAACGCACCGTGTATGTCGTCAATGCGCAAGCCCGCAACGGCTTGGGGCTTGGCTTCGCATCCTATCTGGCAGCCGACGGGCAACGCATCGTGCTCAAAGACGGATTGTTGCCCGTCAATGCCGTCACGCGGCTCATCAAGGCCACGCGCTGA
- a CDS encoding LPS-assembly protein LptD, with the protein MKKLLGKYRLFLQIVALIACATASAQVPLDSAATIGPARQPPGGLLDTVPPEGAPDSVEVDLGRLRISNDALDDEVEYGAQDSMWFDAINKQVHLYGNASVKYTSLTIKAGYILLDYDKSEISAAPLADTTGQLTGYPDFNDGAQNFTAHQLRYNFKTRKGIIYEARTRQEDLYVLGERAKFIGAAESSDTTQRSRNTIYNKDAIITTCDHPNPHFGVRTKRLKVIPDKLVVTGFSVVEVGGVPTPLVLPFGFFPITKTRKAGVIIPRDFEFASVEGFGLRDFGWYQPISEHIDLSVMFTAYVSGSWGVAATSRYNKRYAYNGNFLMSFNNRVREDNFANKLSAKSFRIAWQHNQDGKAHPTRRFGGTVNIETNRDQNRNFNDFQSVYRNTLNSNLTYSKTFPGKPYNFAASFNHSQNTQTRIMDITLPNVNFTMQRIFPFKRKVPLGKEQWYEKISLTYSSKFQNSLRTPDTLLFTRRTLEGARLGVQHSASTDFTFKVLKYFNVAPRLDYEENWYPYATERQLLPEIRYVYDTIQDGSEVIVVVDSTRTQFGVDTTLRDWGFYRFGRYTAGISMNTALFFTPQFKRGWLRGFRHTMKPTLSAGFGPDFSRRPYSNYYRTVETDLRPQFNDTLVYNIFDDAIFGRPPSNTSRRDIILNYSLLNVLEFKHYSAKRDSVLKKRIFDGLAFNGSYNITADSLNWSEITTGGLFRFFKGIVNLTWNARFDPYVADESGRRVNTFVFDKRKKLWRTTGFGVQLNTTFSVRQLRDALSGKDNEPAAPPPSGPQGGRPTVKDDLLGWFNDFRINYSIGVDRRLIPMGFAEERDTFVIGRHNLSFSGSIPLSSKWSIMIGNISYDFQSKQLVYPDLGFARDLHCWQLNLSWQPVRGTYLFTINAKPGTFDFLKIPYRKNNFDVGF; encoded by the coding sequence GTGAAAAAATTGTTGGGCAAATATCGGCTTTTCTTACAAATAGTTGCGCTGATTGCGTGTGCTACGGCCTCAGCGCAAGTGCCGCTCGACTCTGCCGCAACGATTGGCCCCGCGCGCCAACCGCCGGGTGGACTCTTGGACACGGTGCCGCCGGAAGGAGCGCCGGACTCAGTGGAGGTGGATTTGGGCAGGCTGCGGATTTCCAACGACGCACTCGACGATGAAGTGGAATACGGGGCGCAAGACTCCATGTGGTTCGATGCTATCAACAAACAGGTGCATCTCTACGGCAACGCCTCCGTGAAATACACCTCCCTGACCATCAAGGCAGGTTACATTCTGCTCGACTACGACAAGAGCGAAATCAGCGCCGCGCCTTTGGCCGACACTACTGGCCAACTGACTGGCTACCCGGATTTCAACGACGGCGCACAAAACTTCACGGCTCACCAACTCCGCTACAATTTCAAAACCCGCAAAGGCATCATTTACGAGGCCCGCACCCGGCAGGAAGACCTTTATGTGTTGGGAGAACGGGCAAAATTCATCGGAGCAGCGGAGAGCAGCGACACGACCCAACGCTCGCGCAACACCATCTATAACAAGGATGCCATCATCACCACTTGCGACCATCCGAATCCGCATTTTGGCGTGCGCACCAAGCGCCTGAAAGTCATTCCCGACAAACTTGTGGTCACAGGGTTCTCGGTGGTGGAAGTGGGAGGGGTGCCCACGCCGTTGGTGCTGCCGTTTGGTTTTTTCCCCATCACGAAAACTCGAAAAGCGGGGGTGATTATCCCCAGAGATTTCGAGTTTGCCAGCGTGGAGGGCTTTGGATTGCGCGATTTTGGGTGGTATCAGCCGATTTCGGAGCATATTGACCTGTCGGTGATGTTCACCGCTTATGTCAGTGGCAGCTGGGGCGTAGCGGCCACATCCCGATACAACAAGCGGTATGCCTACAACGGCAATTTCTTGATGAGCTTCAACAATCGGGTGCGTGAGGACAATTTTGCCAACAAACTGTCCGCCAAGTCGTTCCGCATCGCTTGGCAACACAATCAGGATGGCAAGGCGCACCCCACGCGCCGATTCGGCGGCACGGTGAACATCGAGACCAACCGCGACCAAAACCGAAATTTCAACGACTTCCAAAGCGTGTATCGCAACACGCTGAACTCCAACCTGACCTATTCCAAAACTTTCCCCGGAAAGCCCTACAACTTCGCGGCTAGCTTCAACCACTCCCAAAACACCCAGACGCGCATCATGGACATCACCTTGCCCAACGTGAACTTCACCATGCAGCGCATTTTCCCCTTCAAACGCAAAGTACCATTGGGCAAGGAACAGTGGTACGAAAAAATCTCGCTCACCTATTCCTCCAAGTTCCAAAACAGCCTTCGCACACCCGACACACTGCTCTTCACCCGCCGCACCCTTGAAGGCGCTCGGTTGGGGGTGCAACACTCGGCCAGCACGGACTTCACCTTCAAAGTGCTCAAGTATTTCAACGTGGCCCCACGGCTCGACTATGAGGAAAACTGGTATCCCTACGCCACCGAGCGACAGCTGCTCCCAGAGATTCGCTACGTCTATGACACCATTCAGGATGGCAGCGAGGTCATTGTGGTGGTGGACAGCACACGCACCCAGTTCGGCGTGGACACCACCTTGCGCGACTGGGGCTTCTATCGCTTTGGCCGATATACGGCCGGCATTTCCATGAATACCGCATTGTTTTTCACCCCTCAATTCAAAAGGGGCTGGCTGCGCGGATTCCGCCACACGATGAAACCCACCCTGAGCGCGGGTTTCGGGCCCGACTTCTCCAGACGGCCTTACAGCAATTATTATCGAACGGTCGAAACCGATTTGCGTCCCCAGTTCAATGATACGCTGGTGTACAACATCTTCGACGATGCCATATTCGGGCGGCCTCCCAGCAACACTTCCCGGCGCGACATCATCCTCAACTACTCGCTGCTCAACGTGCTGGAATTCAAGCATTATTCGGCAAAGAGGGACTCCGTGCTGAAAAAACGCATCTTCGACGGCCTCGCCTTCAACGGCTCCTACAACATCACGGCCGATTCGCTCAATTGGAGCGAAATTACCACCGGCGGCTTGTTCCGTTTTTTCAAAGGCATCGTCAACCTGACGTGGAACGCCCGCTTCGACCCATACGTGGCCGACGAAAGCGGGCGAAGAGTCAACACGTTCGTCTTTGACAAACGCAAAAAACTATGGCGCACCACGGGCTTCGGCGTGCAGCTGAACACGACATTCAGCGTCAGGCAATTGCGCGATGCCCTTTCGGGAAAAGACAACGAACCCGCCGCGCCGCCGCCGTCAGGCCCACAAGGCGGGCGCCCCACGGTGAAAGACGACTTGCTCGGCTGGTTCAACGATTTTCGCATCAATTACAGCATCGGCGTGGACCGAAGGCTCATCCCCATGGGCTTCGCGGAAGAACGCGACACCTTCGTCATCGGGCGGCACAACCTCAGCTTCTCCGGCAGTATCCCCCTATCCTCGAAGTGGTCCATCATGATCGGCAATATCTCTTACGACTTCCAGAGCAAACAATTGGTCTATCCTGACCTCGGCTTTGCCCGCGACCTGCACTGCTGGCAACTCAACCTGAGCTGGCAACCCGTGCGCGGCACCTACCTATTCACTATCAACGCCAAACCCGGCACGTTCGACTTTTTGAAAATCCCCTATCGAAAAAACAACTTCGATGTCGGGTTTTAG
- the coaD gene encoding pantetheine-phosphate adenylyltransferase, with the protein MKIAVFPGSFDPITIGHVDLVKRALPLFDKIVVAVGVNSIKKNLFSLDQRLEWLRQVFAEYPSVEVDYFENLTADYCKRIGARYLLRGLRNASDFDYEKTISQLNHIIGDGIETVFLISQPEYSHISSTIVREIIVGGADAAQFIPKEIQISTKGQ; encoded by the coding sequence ATGAAAATCGCCGTCTTTCCCGGGTCGTTCGACCCCATCACCATCGGCCATGTGGATTTGGTGAAACGGGCCTTGCCCCTATTCGACAAAATAGTGGTCGCCGTGGGTGTCAACTCCATCAAAAAAAACCTCTTCTCGCTCGACCAGCGCCTTGAGTGGCTGCGTCAGGTGTTCGCCGAGTATCCCAGCGTAGAGGTGGATTACTTTGAAAATCTTACCGCAGACTACTGCAAGCGCATCGGTGCCCGCTACCTGCTGCGCGGTTTGCGCAATGCCTCTGACTTCGACTATGAAAAGACTATATCCCAGCTCAATCACATCATCGGCGACGGCATCGAGACGGTGTTTCTGATTTCTCAGCCTGAATACTCGCACATCAGCAGCACTATCGTCCGCGAAATCATCGTGGGAGGCGCCGATGCCGCACAATTCATCCCAAAGGAGATTCAAATCAGCACCAAAGGACAATAA